A region of Thermococcus barossii DNA encodes the following proteins:
- the hypD gene encoding hydrogenase formation protein HypD, giving the protein MTDVLNAFKDRELAQKVVRKIREEAKGLDELRFMHVCGTHEDTVTRSGIRSLLPDNIKIVSGPGCPVCITPVEDIVKMREIMKEAYAEGDRIILTTFGDMYKIPTPLGSFADLRSEGYDVRVVYSIYDTYRIARENPDRTVVHFSPGFETTTAPAAGMLNAVVEEGLENFKIYSVHRLTPPAVEALVKAGTRFHGLIDPGHVSTIIGVRGWEYITRDYGIPQVIAGFEPVDMLMGILLLIRMIKKGEVEILNEYTRVVKYEGNVVAQKLIEKFFEVRDARWRALGTIPESGLELRKEWRELEIRTYYDPEVPELPDLEKGCICGAILRGLALPPQCPHFGKTCTPRSPIGPCMVSYEGTCSIFYKYGALF; this is encoded by the coding sequence ATGACCGATGTCCTGAACGCCTTCAAGGACAGGGAACTGGCCCAGAAGGTCGTGAGGAAGATACGGGAGGAAGCAAAGGGCCTCGATGAGCTCCGCTTCATGCACGTCTGCGGGACGCACGAAGATACGGTAACCCGCTCCGGGATACGCTCACTTTTACCGGATAACATTAAGATAGTCAGCGGGCCGGGCTGTCCCGTCTGCATAACCCCCGTTGAGGACATCGTCAAGATGCGCGAGATTATGAAGGAGGCCTACGCCGAGGGGGACAGAATAATCCTGACCACCTTCGGGGACATGTACAAGATACCCACCCCGCTCGGGAGCTTTGCAGACTTGAGGAGCGAGGGCTACGACGTGAGGGTGGTCTACTCAATCTACGACACCTACAGGATAGCCAGAGAGAACCCCGACAGAACCGTCGTCCACTTCAGCCCCGGCTTCGAAACCACAACCGCCCCGGCGGCAGGAATGCTGAACGCCGTCGTCGAGGAAGGACTTGAAAACTTCAAAATCTACTCCGTTCACCGCTTGACTCCCCCTGCCGTTGAGGCCCTCGTGAAGGCCGGAACGCGCTTCCACGGACTTATCGATCCCGGCCACGTTTCGACCATAATAGGAGTAAGGGGCTGGGAGTACATAACAAGGGACTACGGCATACCGCAGGTCATAGCCGGCTTCGAGCCCGTGGACATGCTGATGGGCATACTGCTCCTCATACGGATGATAAAGAAAGGTGAGGTCGAGATACTCAACGAGTACACCAGGGTCGTAAAGTACGAAGGCAACGTTGTTGCTCAGAAGCTCATAGAAAAGTTCTTCGAGGTCAGGGACGCCAGGTGGCGCGCTCTTGGAACCATACCAGAGAGCGGCCTCGAACTCAGGAAGGAGTGGAGGGAGCTGGAGATAAGGACGTACTACGACCCGGAGGTTCCGGAGCTTCCTGACCTCGAAAAGGGCTGCATCTGTGGCGCAATACTGCGCGGACTTGCCCTACCACCGCAGTGCCCACACTTCGGAAAGACCTGCACGCCGAGGAGTCCGATAGGGCCGTGCATGGTCTCTTACGAAGGAACCTGCAGCATCTTCTACAAATACGGAGCTTTGTTCTGA
- a CDS encoding aminotransferase class V-fold PLP-dependent enzyme, whose amino-acid sequence MRIPEDVRKDIPLTGEVIYFDNTATSLTPKPVIEAMDEYYLRYRANVHRGVHRLSQMATHKYEESRKVVAEFINAKFEEVVFTKNTSESLNLVALGLEHIFKPGDKIVTTPYEHHSDLLPWQRLAKKLGLRLEFIEGDNEGNLDLSDAERKIRGAKLVAVQHVSNALGVIHEVEELGKMAKEEGAIFVVDAAQSAGHMGVDVKRLHADFLGFSGHKGPMGPTGIGVLYINEEFFEVFEPPLIGGGTIEDVDLDGYKLTEPPERFEAGTPNIGGAIGLAAGIRYIERIGLDKIERQERKLVKRITEGLDELGIPWYGPRNLKKHAGVVSFNVPGLHPHDVAAILDENNIMVRSGHHCALPVMKKLGINGTVRASFHVYNSVEEVETFLGVMEGLVKSLRS is encoded by the coding sequence ATGAGGATTCCGGAGGATGTGAGGAAGGACATACCCCTTACGGGCGAGGTTATCTACTTCGACAACACCGCCACTTCTCTGACGCCGAAGCCCGTGATAGAGGCAATGGACGAGTACTACCTCAGATACCGCGCCAACGTGCACAGGGGCGTCCACAGGCTCTCGCAGATGGCGACCCATAAGTACGAGGAGAGCAGGAAGGTCGTCGCCGAGTTTATAAACGCTAAGTTTGAGGAGGTGGTCTTCACCAAGAACACGAGCGAGAGCCTTAACCTCGTCGCCCTCGGGCTGGAGCACATATTTAAACCCGGCGACAAGATAGTAACGACGCCCTACGAGCACCACTCCGACCTGCTCCCCTGGCAGAGGTTAGCTAAGAAGCTCGGCCTGAGGCTTGAGTTCATTGAAGGAGATAACGAGGGCAACCTCGATTTGAGCGATGCGGAGAGGAAGATTAGGGGAGCTAAGCTGGTGGCTGTGCAACACGTCTCCAACGCCCTGGGCGTTATCCACGAGGTCGAGGAGCTCGGAAAGATGGCGAAGGAGGAAGGGGCGATATTTGTTGTCGACGCGGCCCAGAGCGCCGGCCACATGGGGGTGGACGTGAAGAGGCTCCACGCGGACTTCCTTGGATTTTCCGGCCACAAGGGTCCGATGGGACCGACTGGGATAGGCGTTCTCTACATAAACGAGGAGTTCTTTGAGGTGTTCGAGCCTCCCCTCATCGGAGGCGGGACGATAGAGGACGTCGATCTGGACGGCTACAAGCTCACAGAACCGCCCGAGCGCTTTGAAGCCGGAACGCCCAACATAGGCGGTGCGATAGGCCTCGCCGCTGGGATAAGGTACATCGAGAGGATAGGCCTCGACAAAATCGAGAGACAGGAGAGGAAGCTCGTCAAGCGCATAACCGAGGGGCTTGATGAACTTGGAATTCCCTGGTACGGGCCGAGGAACCTGAAAAAGCACGCCGGAGTTGTGAGCTTCAACGTTCCAGGCCTTCACCCCCACGACGTGGCGGCGATACTGGACGAGAACAACATCATGGTACGGAGCGGCCACCACTGTGCCCTGCCCGTGATGAAGAAGCTCGGGATAAACGGCACGGTCAGGGCCTCGTTCCACGTCTACAACAGCGTTGAGGAGGTCGAGACCTTCCTCGGCGTCATGGAGGGGCTGGTAAAAAGTTTAAGGAGTTAA
- a CDS encoding ATP-NAD kinase family protein has protein sequence MRVGFIVNPIAGMGGRVALKGTDGVVEEAIRRGARPIAADVARLFLHELSNYAEARDVEFLTGPGPLGEDLLAEFDFLYEVIRHREVGYREVLGVRIPDTNSDDTKELVRRMLGRVGLIVFAGGDGTARDVFTVAGKTVPILGVPTGVKMFSGVFAASPEDAARLVAEFVGGNAELVERDVMDLDENAFRHDEVRPKHYGRALTPYAELLLQGAKEPTKTDEAEDVDAIVEALAEELEDGIYFLGAGSTVKKLKDLLGINGTLLGVDIVEIKNGRARLLVKDAAEKDLLRFAGEKTRIVVTVIGGLGFLFGRGNQQFSAEVLRRIPKENIIVVATPSKLRNGFIRVYTGDREVDERLRGYIRVRVSPWMERMVKVV, from the coding sequence ATGCGCGTTGGGTTCATAGTCAACCCCATAGCAGGGATGGGAGGCAGGGTGGCGCTGAAGGGCACCGACGGCGTTGTCGAGGAGGCCATCAGGCGCGGGGCACGGCCCATCGCGGCCGACGTTGCGAGGCTCTTTCTCCACGAGCTGAGCAACTACGCCGAGGCTAGGGACGTTGAGTTCCTGACCGGCCCCGGTCCTCTCGGGGAGGACCTTCTGGCGGAGTTCGATTTTCTCTACGAGGTGATAAGGCACAGGGAGGTAGGCTACCGCGAAGTTCTCGGCGTCAGGATTCCAGATACGAATAGCGACGACACGAAGGAACTCGTGAGGAGAATGCTCGGACGTGTCGGGCTGATAGTCTTCGCCGGCGGCGACGGGACTGCGAGGGACGTTTTCACCGTCGCGGGAAAGACCGTTCCGATACTCGGCGTCCCGACGGGGGTTAAGATGTTCTCCGGAGTTTTTGCGGCATCCCCCGAGGACGCTGCCAGGCTCGTTGCCGAGTTCGTCGGTGGAAACGCCGAGCTGGTTGAGCGGGACGTCATGGATCTGGACGAGAACGCCTTCAGGCACGACGAGGTGAGGCCAAAGCACTACGGAAGGGCCCTTACCCCCTACGCTGAGCTCCTGCTTCAAGGCGCCAAGGAGCCAACGAAGACGGACGAGGCCGAGGACGTGGATGCCATAGTGGAGGCACTGGCGGAGGAGCTTGAGGACGGGATATATTTCCTCGGTGCCGGCTCGACGGTCAAGAAGCTCAAGGACCTCCTCGGGATAAACGGAACCCTCCTGGGTGTTGACATCGTTGAAATCAAGAACGGCAGGGCCAGGCTCCTCGTTAAGGACGCCGCAGAGAAAGACCTGCTGAGGTTCGCGGGAGAAAAGACCAGAATCGTCGTGACCGTGATCGGGGGCCTGGGCTTCCTTTTCGGCAGGGGAAATCAGCAGTTCTCGGCCGAGGTTCTGCGGAGGATTCCCAAGGAGAACATCATCGTCGTTGCAACTCCTTCAAAGCTCAGGAACGGCTTCATACGGGTCTACACCGGTGACAGAGAGGTGGACGAGAGGCTTCGCGGCTACATCCGCGTTCGCGTCAGTCCCTGGATGGAGCGAATGGTGAAGGTTGTTTAG
- a CDS encoding HypC/HybG/HupF family hydrogenase formation chaperone: MCLAIPGRVIEIHGKTAVVDFGGVRREVRLDLLPEVGIGDYVIVHTGFAIERLDEERALEILEAWAEVERALEG; this comes from the coding sequence ATGTGCCTAGCAATTCCGGGAAGGGTGATTGAAATTCACGGGAAAACCGCCGTTGTTGACTTTGGGGGCGTGAGAAGGGAAGTACGCCTCGATCTGCTCCCAGAGGTCGGAATCGGGGATTACGTAATAGTCCACACAGGCTTCGCAATAGAAAGGCTGGATGAGGAGAGAGCTCTGGAGATACTCGAGGCGTGGGCAGAGGTCGAGCGGGCACTGGAGGGGTGA
- the hypF gene encoding carbamoyltransferase HypF, which yields MKAYRLHVQGIVQAVGFRPFVYRIAHQHNLRGYVKNLGDAGVEIVVEGREEDIAAFLRDLREKLPPLARIDRIKKKELPPQGFDRFYIEKSSQGGEGGDSIIPPDIAICDDCLRELFDPTDKRYMYPFIVCTNCGPRFTIIEDLPYDRINTTMREFPMCDFCESEYKDPLNRRYHAEPVCCPVCGPSYRLYTNEGKEIIGDPLKKAAELIDRGYIVAIKGIGGIHLACDASNEEVVAELRRRTHRPQKPFAIMARDVETVEEFAFLSQEELEELTSYRRPIITLRKKEPFPLPENLAPGLHTIGVMLPYAGTHYILFHWSMAKVYVMTSANYPGMPMVKDNEGAFEELKDVADYFLLHNRKILNRADDSVIRFVNGRRAVIRRSRGFVPLPIEIPFSYRGLAVGAELLNAFGVVKNGRVYPSQYIGNTSKVEVLEFMEEAIEHFKRILRVNEFDLIVADLHPGYNTTKLAMEMANELNVEFLQVQHHYAHVASVMAERKLDEIIGIAVDGVGYGTDGHTWGGEVIYLGYEDVERLAHIDYYPLPGGDLASYYPLRALMGILSKVYGVEELEGIIERCCPKAIESLRYGRVEFNVVLTQLAKDVNTSYASSTGRVLDALSVLLNVAYRRHYEGEPAMKLESFAMRGKNDLKFEVPVDGELIRVEELFAQALDVIDTASPADIAYSAHLALGRAFAETAIERAREFGVKNVGISGGVAFNELIVKTARKIVEATGLNFHTTHEVPRGDNGINVGQAFLGGLYLEGYLSREDLML from the coding sequence ATGAAAGCTTACCGGCTTCACGTTCAGGGCATCGTTCAGGCCGTTGGATTCCGGCCCTTCGTCTACAGGATAGCCCACCAGCACAACCTCCGCGGTTACGTTAAAAACCTCGGCGATGCTGGGGTTGAGATAGTCGTCGAGGGCAGGGAGGAGGATATAGCGGCTTTTCTGCGAGACCTCCGGGAGAAGCTTCCTCCACTTGCAAGGATAGACAGGATAAAGAAGAAGGAACTCCCTCCCCAGGGCTTCGACAGGTTCTACATCGAGAAGAGCTCCCAGGGCGGGGAAGGCGGAGACTCGATAATCCCTCCGGACATAGCAATCTGTGACGACTGCCTGCGGGAGCTATTCGACCCGACTGACAAGCGCTACATGTACCCGTTCATCGTCTGCACCAACTGCGGGCCCAGGTTCACTATAATCGAGGATCTGCCCTACGATAGAATCAACACCACGATGCGCGAGTTTCCGATGTGCGACTTCTGCGAGAGCGAATATAAGGATCCCCTCAACAGACGCTACCACGCGGAGCCCGTCTGCTGTCCTGTCTGCGGGCCCAGTTACAGGCTCTACACGAACGAGGGCAAGGAAATCATTGGCGATCCACTGAAAAAGGCGGCCGAGCTGATAGACAGGGGCTACATCGTCGCCATCAAGGGAATAGGTGGAATACACCTCGCCTGCGACGCGAGCAACGAGGAGGTCGTGGCTGAGCTCAGGAGGAGAACCCACAGGCCGCAGAAGCCCTTCGCGATAATGGCGAGGGACGTCGAGACCGTCGAGGAGTTCGCCTTCCTCTCACAGGAGGAACTGGAGGAGCTGACCTCCTACAGGAGGCCGATAATAACCCTCCGCAAGAAGGAGCCCTTCCCCCTGCCGGAGAACCTCGCACCGGGCCTCCACACGATTGGCGTCATGCTCCCCTATGCGGGAACGCATTACATACTCTTCCACTGGAGCATGGCAAAGGTCTACGTTATGACCTCTGCCAACTACCCGGGAATGCCGATGGTCAAGGACAATGAGGGGGCCTTTGAGGAGCTGAAGGATGTTGCGGACTACTTCCTCCTCCACAACAGGAAGATACTTAACAGGGCCGACGACAGCGTCATCAGGTTCGTCAACGGAAGGAGGGCGGTGATAAGGCGCTCCCGCGGCTTCGTGCCGTTGCCTATAGAGATACCCTTCAGCTACCGCGGTTTAGCGGTTGGGGCGGAGCTTCTCAACGCCTTTGGCGTCGTCAAAAACGGAAGGGTTTATCCCAGTCAGTACATCGGGAACACCTCCAAAGTCGAGGTTCTTGAGTTCATGGAGGAAGCCATAGAGCACTTCAAGAGGATTCTCCGCGTCAATGAGTTCGACCTCATCGTCGCAGACCTGCATCCGGGCTACAACACCACAAAGCTTGCCATGGAGATGGCCAATGAGCTAAACGTTGAGTTCCTCCAGGTTCAGCACCACTACGCCCATGTGGCGAGCGTTATGGCCGAGAGAAAGCTGGACGAGATAATAGGCATAGCCGTTGATGGGGTCGGCTACGGTACGGACGGCCACACCTGGGGCGGCGAGGTGATATACCTGGGCTACGAGGACGTGGAGAGGCTGGCCCATATAGACTATTACCCGCTCCCAGGTGGCGACCTGGCCAGCTACTATCCGCTGAGGGCATTGATGGGCATCCTGAGCAAGGTCTACGGCGTCGAGGAGCTTGAGGGGATAATCGAGAGATGCTGTCCGAAGGCCATCGAGAGCCTCCGCTACGGGAGGGTGGAGTTCAACGTGGTTCTGACCCAGCTGGCGAAGGATGTCAACACGAGCTACGCATCATCAACAGGCAGGGTTCTCGATGCCCTCTCGGTTCTCCTCAACGTTGCATACAGGAGGCACTACGAGGGCGAACCTGCGATGAAGCTGGAGAGCTTCGCGATGCGCGGGAAGAACGACCTGAAGTTCGAGGTTCCGGTTGACGGCGAGCTGATAAGGGTGGAGGAGCTCTTTGCCCAGGCACTGGACGTCATAGACACCGCCAGTCCGGCGGACATAGCCTACTCGGCCCACCTTGCCCTCGGGAGGGCCTTCGCCGAAACGGCCATAGAAAGGGCGAGGGAGTTTGGAGTTAAAAACGTTGGAATAAGCGGCGGCGTCGCATTCAACGAGCTTATAGTCAAGACCGCCAGAAAGATCGTCGAGGCCACAGGACTGAACTTCCACACAACCCATGAGGTTCCGCGCGGCGACAACGGAATAAACGTCGGTCAGGCCTTCCTCGGCGGCCTTTACCTGGAGGGCTACCTCTCAAGGGAGGATCTGATGCTGTAA
- the hypE gene encoding hydrogenase expression/formation protein HypE, whose protein sequence is MRIKLEHGAGGEIMEELLREVILKSLSLKSAGGIGLDALDDGATIPLGDKHLVFTIDGHTVKPLFFPGGDIGRLAVSGTVNDLAVMGARPLALANSMIIGEGFDGEDLRRILRSMDETAREVPVPIVTGDTKVVEEDIGIFVVTAGIGIAERPISDAGAKVGDAVLISGTVGDHGIALMSHREGIAFETELESDVAPIWEVVEAVAETIGWENIHAMKDPTRGGLSNALNEMAKKANVGILIRESDVPVRPEVRAASDMLGINPFDVANEGKVAMAVAREYAEEALKAMRSTEQGRNAAIIGEVIGDYRGRVLVETGIGGKRFLEPPAGDPVPRVC, encoded by the coding sequence ATGAGGATAAAGCTCGAACACGGGGCAGGCGGGGAAATAATGGAGGAACTGCTCAGGGAGGTCATACTGAAGAGCCTGAGCCTGAAATCGGCCGGGGGAATAGGCTTGGATGCCCTCGACGACGGGGCAACGATACCCCTCGGCGATAAGCACCTCGTGTTTACAATAGACGGCCACACGGTCAAGCCGCTGTTTTTCCCGGGCGGGGACATCGGAAGGCTCGCTGTCAGCGGAACCGTGAACGATCTCGCGGTGATGGGGGCGAGGCCACTGGCCCTGGCCAACTCCATGATAATCGGGGAGGGCTTCGACGGCGAAGATCTGAGGAGAATCCTTCGCTCGATGGACGAAACGGCCAGAGAGGTGCCGGTTCCAATCGTCACCGGCGACACAAAGGTCGTCGAAGAGGACATCGGCATCTTCGTCGTGACAGCAGGGATAGGAATCGCAGAGAGGCCGATAAGCGACGCCGGAGCGAAGGTGGGCGATGCCGTTCTTATCAGCGGGACCGTTGGAGACCACGGCATAGCCCTGATGAGCCACCGCGAGGGCATAGCTTTCGAGACCGAGCTTGAAAGCGACGTTGCGCCGATATGGGAGGTCGTCGAGGCGGTTGCAGAGACCATCGGCTGGGAGAACATCCATGCGATGAAGGACCCCACCAGGGGCGGCTTGAGCAACGCCCTCAACGAGATGGCCAAGAAGGCCAACGTGGGAATCCTCATAAGGGAATCCGACGTACCGGTCAGGCCGGAGGTCAGGGCGGCAAGCGATATGCTGGGCATAAATCCCTTCGACGTGGCGAACGAGGGCAAGGTCGCCATGGCCGTTGCAAGGGAATACGCTGAGGAAGCCCTGAAAGCCATGAGGAGCACGGAGCAGGGAAGGAACGCGGCGATAATCGGCGAAGTCATAGGGGACTACAGGGGTAGGGTTCTGGTTGAGACCGGCATAGGCGGAAAGCGCTTCCTTGAGCCTCCTGCCGGAGACCCCGTTCCGAGGGTCTGCTGA